From uncultured Roseateles sp., the proteins below share one genomic window:
- the dut gene encoding dUTP diphosphatase, translated as MTTIDIKVLDARMAEQLPQYATPGSAGLDLRACLDGPVTLEPGQTFLVPTGLAIHVADPGLAAIILPRSGLGHKHGIVLGNLVGLIDSDYQGQLMVSCWNRSQTAFVIQPLERIAQLVIVPVVQAQFRRVEEFGASERGVGGFGSTGSR; from the coding sequence ATGACCACCATCGACATCAAAGTGCTCGACGCCCGCATGGCCGAGCAACTGCCCCAGTACGCCACCCCCGGCAGCGCCGGCCTGGATCTGCGCGCCTGCCTGGACGGCCCTGTGACCCTGGAGCCCGGCCAGACCTTTCTGGTGCCCACCGGCCTGGCCATCCATGTCGCCGATCCCGGTCTGGCGGCCATCATCCTGCCGCGCTCGGGCCTGGGCCACAAGCATGGCATCGTGCTCGGCAATCTGGTCGGCCTGATCGACTCCGACTACCAGGGCCAGCTGATGGTCAGCTGCTGGAACCGCAGCCAGACCGCCTTCGTCATCCAGCCGCTGGAGCGCATCGCCCAGTTGGTGATCGTGCCGGTGGTGCAGGCGCAGTTCCGGCGCGTCGAGGAGTTCGGTGCCTCGGAGCGCGGTGTCGGCGGTTTCGGCTCAACAGGTTCACGCTGA
- the coaBC gene encoding bifunctional phosphopantothenoylcysteine decarboxylase/phosphopantothenate--cysteine ligase CoaBC gives MSEALQRKHIVLGLSGGIACYKAAELTRALIKAGATVQVVMSEAAEQFITAVTMQALSNRPVYTSQWDAREANNMAHINLSREADAILVAPASADFLAKLVQGRADDLLSLMCLARPIERCPLLVAPAMNREMWAHPATQRNIRQLREDGTTVLGPDAGDQACGEIGDGRMLEALDLRDEVISFFQPKLLAGKRLLITAGPTFEPIDPVRGITNRSSGKMGFAIARAAAEAGAQVTLVAGPVHLPTPRGVQRIDVQTAQQMHDAVLPRAAAHDLFIATAAVADWRPAELAEHKIKKNGTKLAPTFELTENPDILAAVARLPAGQRPFCVGFAAESQDLIKHAREKLVRKNVELVVGNLGPATFGRDDNTLVLVDAQGQRELATADKLSLARDLVRDISGRLASQQ, from the coding sequence ATGTCTGAAGCACTCCAACGCAAGCACATCGTGCTGGGCCTGTCGGGCGGTATCGCCTGCTACAAGGCCGCCGAGCTGACCCGCGCGCTGATCAAGGCCGGCGCCACCGTGCAGGTGGTGATGAGCGAGGCCGCCGAGCAGTTCATCACCGCGGTGACGATGCAGGCGCTGTCCAACCGCCCGGTCTACACCAGCCAGTGGGACGCCCGCGAGGCCAACAATATGGCCCACATCAACCTCAGCCGCGAGGCCGATGCCATCCTGGTGGCGCCGGCAAGCGCCGACTTCCTGGCCAAGCTGGTGCAGGGCCGGGCCGACGATCTGCTGAGCCTGATGTGCCTGGCCCGGCCCATCGAGCGCTGCCCGCTGCTGGTGGCCCCGGCGATGAACCGCGAGATGTGGGCCCACCCGGCCACGCAGCGCAATATCCGCCAGCTGCGCGAGGATGGCACCACGGTGCTGGGCCCCGACGCCGGCGACCAGGCCTGCGGCGAGATCGGCGATGGCCGCATGCTCGAGGCGCTGGATCTGCGTGACGAGGTGATCAGCTTCTTCCAGCCCAAGCTGCTGGCCGGCAAACGCCTGCTGATCACCGCAGGCCCGACCTTCGAGCCGATTGACCCGGTGCGCGGCATCACCAACCGGTCCAGCGGCAAGATGGGTTTTGCCATCGCCCGCGCCGCGGCCGAGGCCGGCGCCCAGGTCACCCTGGTGGCCGGCCCGGTGCACCTGCCCACGCCACGTGGCGTGCAGCGCATCGATGTGCAGACCGCCCAGCAGATGCATGACGCGGTGCTGCCCCGGGCCGCCGCCCACGACCTGTTCATCGCCACCGCGGCGGTGGCCGACTGGCGGCCGGCCGAGCTGGCCGAGCACAAGATCAAGAAGAACGGCACCAAGCTGGCGCCGACCTTCGAACTGACCGAGAACCCCGACATCCTCGCCGCGGTGGCGCGCCTGCCCGCGGGCCAGCGCCCGTTCTGCGTCGGCTTTGCGGCCGAGAGCCAGGACCTGATCAAGCATGCGCGCGAAAAACTCGTGCGCAAGAACGTCGAACTGGTGGTCGGCAATCTGGGCCCCGCCACCTTCGGTCGCGACGACAACACCCTGGTGCTGGTCGATGCCCAGGGCCAGCGCGAGCTGGCCACCGCCGACAAACTCAGCCTTGCCCGCGACCTGGTGCGCGATATCTCCGGCCGCCTGGCCTCACAACAATGA